DNA from Gambusia affinis linkage group LG06, SWU_Gaff_1.0, whole genome shotgun sequence:
AGAGCGTCAGCCTGGTAATGGTCACTGGGAATCGTTCTGAAAAAAGTCGGGTACTCATGTTTATCTGAAAGGCAGGCACAAGTGGCAAAGTGGCTCACCtatattaagaaaaaagaagacacagcaaagcaaaaatatattttttcttatacaATACACATAAGCACAGGTATatgaaaagaaactttttgCCAAAAATTTACCAGTGGAATGCCAAAAGATCCGATGATGCGCAACATCCCAATCGACGGTGTGGATCCAGAGTCTCCAACTGCACCCATTACAACTCCAGATTGTGAGCAGTTGCTCCCTTCGTAAAACACAGAGTCCTGTCCATTTGCCAGCTGAAATGCCACATGCACGGCCATGGGCACAGAAGCGCACGAATCAAAGATCTGATATCCAAGTTTGAGTTCGGGCAGCAGCTCTGTGCTGTTATTGATCTCCTCAATAGCATAGATCATTGTGCGGGAGAAACGTAGATCCCGGGCGTTAAAACTGCACAGAATCAAAGAACGTGAACTCTGACGTCAAAACAAAATAGGAAAGCCTcacaaaggaggaaaataagAGAGAAGAGTGTCCTTTATATTAAAAGgatgaaaaatacaattcaaaagaaaaaaataacgtaaattatgaaattaaatgaattacaTTGTGTGCATCAACTATCTACACAATGTAATTCATTAATAGTTTctgcaaatgttacatttctcacaaaaatatatatcaaaaaacattgttgaaCACAGTCTCAGTTTAACTACAGAGTGCCAATCTACCGCTAATATTCTAAGTGACATTGTGCAAAAAGGTAAAATTTCATAGCAAATATGTAGTccatttaattcagtttatattATTCCTTTTCAGTCTGTCTCCATCTTACCTCCCAGTGCACCTTGGTGGGCCAGGCTTTGTGGTGTAGTCATAAATCATAGTATACAGTTTGTAGTGAAAGGAAAATACACCTCCAATGACAAAGTCCCCATCTGCTGAGAAAGCAGGTGAACTAGAGGTTCCCCACAAAGTGCATTTCACCGATGAGTCCTCAGGATCGACTCCAGCAGCCTCTAGTGGCTCAGTCCTTAGCTTCAGATTATTGGCACAGCCACTCAACTCAGCGAGGATCATCAGCTCCAATAAAGTCACAACTAAACGTGGCTTAATAAAGATATCCCAGATATCCATTCCTCAAGTGTCTTCAGCTGGGTGTGAGCtgctttttattggtttataaACGTCTGTATTAGGTCACGTGACAGGTTGTCAGAAATGGAAGAGGCTCATTGGTAAGTGTGGATTGCACAACTTCCTCTGGAAGCCTCTGGAATCCTCTGGATGGGCAACTTCCTCTGTAACCCACCCAACCTGTCAGGGTTGCCCCACACAACCACACCAAAGTTACcataaaaatcatgaaaaacatcTGTGACAATAAAGCACATCGCAAACCCTACAGAAGTTGCAGTCAATGCATTGTGGAAGGGCATTGCTATTGGAATCTTGTGACAATCCTGTCAGCTCTTGTGGTTTAATAACTATTAAAATTGATCCACAGACGGTGGTGTCCGTTATTACATAAAGCTGTAAACAGCATGTGGTTGTGCAATGTCTACATCCTTCTGCATATTTGGGTCGCTTTGGGCCGTGAACTACTCCCAGTCCAGTGTGGTGATGGCTGCTGTTGGAGACGCAGGATCCTCTCCCTCCATCAACGTCTCACGTGTGATTGGATCATTCAACATTCCTCTGGTAAGAGGAACACAGTCATACTGAGATGAAATTCAAAAACGTCTGCTAATGgacattggattttattttctacacttTGCACTTCGAGCCACTTCGAGCCCTCCACTCTGACTCAGATTATGGAAATAAAGGCGTGGCGTCTTTTCTGAAAGCAGCTCTGAAAGAGGGGATCTGTGTGGAGTACATTGAATCCTTCTTTGGATCTGACCCACAGATCAAGACTAAAAGAGTTGCAGACGTTAACCGTAGGTTCCTATGTTTAGTGTTACTATTTTTGAAGGGGAATCTATAAATAAAAGAGATTGCTTTGGCATGTTTGGTatgtttttactgaaatctCTTTTCTGATAAGAAATATGTGGCTAATGCTTAGAAGTGCTGCATGAAATCAACATGTTCCAATGTCTTTTCAGATCAACCACAAAAGTTGTTCTGGTATTTACATCTGTTGGCGAATAGGATAGGTTGGAAAGAATAGGTTTCCTGTGTTGTCTCACTATTACGACCCAAAATGCCACACAGACATGGctctgttttcataaaatgtcaaaaaatgaaaaggtttcttGAGAACAAGACTGTTTTCAATGATAATAAAATGTAGGGAGGAAATATGTAGAACTAAATCCCATGTCGACAGTGTCCTATGTAGGATGAAGGAACATGTGACGTACAATGAGGGAGGTTTATAAAGCCAGGAAAAACAGAGTTACTCTCAAAAAGAGAACTTTGAGGGATGGAGATTTGGACTGTTTTTATCATCTTGAGATTAGGATTGAGTTTATTGGAGCTGAGTTCAGTGGTTGGCCTTAGCAGTGCTGTGAATGGCTTAAATCAAAAGTTTGACCCTGTCGGGGTTGACGTCTCGACTGACGATTCATCTTTGAAATGTTCACTGCAGGGAGCCACTCGCTCACCTGAATTCTCACAGGGTGGAGACTTTCTTATTGGAGGTGTTTTCTCAATTCATTACCAGCATAACACAATGATTTATAATTACACCTTCAAGCCCGAGCCTCCGAGGTGCACTGGCAGGTTAGTAGCAGTGAGagactgaaaacattaaatgtatgATGCATGTTTGCTGAGATGGTGGGTGGAAGAAATATTAGATTTCTATTTCTTTACAAATTCTGTCTCATATTAGACATAAACAtttcaatctaaatattttcaattcttcagattattttcaatttgaaataCAACAGAGACCATTTTGATTCATTGACACAATTACTTACAACTGTTTGTTACACGATCAGTGTCTTTTGAATTTACGagactttttttcagtttaatgtaAACATCAGCAATTTTCTGCTTGATTTTGTTCAGCTTGAGTGTCAGGAGTTTGCGCTTCTCTCATGCAATGGTCTTTGCCATTGATGAGATTAACAACAGCACAGAGCTGCTGCCCGGCATCAAACTTGGATATCAGATCTATGATTCTTGTGTCTCGGTGCCTGTGGCAGTGCACATCGCATTTCAACTAACAAACCGTCAGGACCCCGTGTTTTACAAAGGAGAAAACTGTTCTCAGTCTGGAGTGGTGGTGGCTGCTGTGGGAGACTCTTCATCCACTCCATCCATCAGCATGTCCAGCATTGTTGGGTCCTTCAACATCCCTCTGGTGAGCTCTCTGAATTTATTGAAAACTGCAATTATGAAATGTTCTTGTATTGATAATTGATTTTTACTGTAGGTGAGCTACTTTGCCACTTGTGCCTGCCTTTCAGACAAACAACAGTTCCCAACTTTTTTCAGAACAATTCCCAGTGACCATTACCAGGCTGATGCACTGGCCAAACTGGTGAAACACTTTGGTTGGTCTTGGATCGGTGTTGTACACTCAGACTCAGATTATGGAAATAATGGCATGGCCTCCTTTCTTGAGGCAGCATTGAGAGAGGGGATCTGTGTGGAGTACATTGAGTCCTTCTTCAGAACCGACCCACAGAACAAGATCCAAAGAGTTGCAGATGTTATCCGTAGGTTTgtacattgatttatttttttcccctgtcaattttatattttgaatataattttaaagattaCCTCAGTCTGAGCACTAAACACTTGGCTCTGTCTTTTCAGTTCAACAGCAGTGGTAGTTGTAGCGTTTACAGCTGTTGGAGAAATGAAAGTCTTGTTGGAGGAACTGGTTCAAGATCCTCCTCCACCTCGTCAGTGGATCGCAAGCGAAGCCTGGATAACTGACCCGAATCTGATGAGATTCAGTTTCTGTGCGGGAGCCATCGGTGTGGCCATTCAGCAATCTGTCATCCCAGGTCTGAAAGATTTTCTCCTGGGTCTCTCTCCATCTGAGGCGGCTGCTTCCCCACTGCTGACAAAGTTCTGGGAGGATGCATTCAACTGCAGTTTGACAGAAagtgagatttttaaaaaattggtatttaaaaaaaaaacaaactttattctaaatgcaaaaggattttaaaagtttctctaTGTAATTGAAAACACTAAGACTCCAAAGTAGcatgttttgaaacaaatttactTCTTTGCAATTCTTAATGCTTCCATATTTAAATGTTGTCtaataaatacaacatattaatatattttctagCTTTCCCAGACAAGAGAGCATGTGATGGAACCGCAGATCTCAACACCCTAAAAAGTCCGTACACAGAAACATCTCAGTTAAGAATCACTAACATGGTGTACAAAGCTGTTTATGCTGTAGCTCATGCCATCCAGAATGCAGTgtgtaacaaaacaaatggattattgcaatgtgacaaacatGTCAGACTGGAACCCAAACAGGTCAGAATTTTGCACATTTACCAGTTTTCATAAACAATGAGAGagagatttattttcagagaccatttcagtttctgtctcttttcttaACTTAAAGGTTCTTAAAGAATTAAAGGAAGTGAACTTCTCCAAAAATGGCTATCATGTCTCATTTGATGCTAATGGAGATCCTGTGGCTTTTTATGAACTTGTAAACTGGCAGAAAAGTGAGAGTGGAGTTATTGAACTGGTAACAGTGGGATATTATGATGCTTCACTGCCAAAGGGCCAAGAGTTTCGTATCAACAGAAACTTAACCTGGTTGGATGGAGGGACACAAGTAATAAACCTAAAGACTTCACAGAACAAATGGTTTGTCAAAACTGTTTGCAGATTTCAAGattttgtctctgtttcaggTTCCAGTGTCAGTTTGTTCAGAGAGTTGTCCTCCAGGAACTCGTAAAGtgttgcagaaaggaaaaccaaTCTGCTGCTATGACTGTATACCATGTCCTGAAGGAGAGATCAGTAATATGACAGGTAAAATCTAATGTGTTTAACATACAAATTCCTTGACATTCACATTTTATATTCAGAacgttttctttaattttgtgtcTAGATTCTCCTGATTGCTTCCCGTGTCCCAGAGAGTTCTGGCCAAATCCAAAGAGAGATGCTTGTTTCCACAAACCTGTTGAGTTTCTTTCCTTCGATGAAGTTCTGTCAATCATCCTGACTGTAGTGTCAATCAGTGGAGCCTTTCTGGCCATTTTTACGTCAGTGATTTTCTTCCATCACAGAACAACTCCAATTGTCAGAGCCAACAACTCTGAGCTGAgtttcctgctgctcttctctctgACTCTGTGTTTCTTATGTTCATTAACTTTCATTGGAGCCCCCTCTGAGTGGTCCTGCATGCTGCGGCACACAGCTTTTGGCATCACATTTGTTCTCTGTATCTCCTGTGTTCTTGGCAAAACTATAATGGTTCTAATGGCCTTTAAAGCTACACTTCCTGGTAGTAATGCTATGAAATGGTTTGGTCCAACACAACAAAGAACGACTGTATTGAGTCTCACTTTAATTCAGGTTATAATATGTATCATTTGGTTGGTTGTGAGTCCTCCCTTCCCAGTGAAAAATCTGACCACCTACAAGGAGAAGATCATCCTGGAATGTGCGTTAGGCTCTGCTGTTGGTTTCTGGGCTGTGCTCGGCTACATCGGCCTGCTggctgtgttttgctttgtgttagcTGTTCTAGCTCGGAAACTACCTGATAATTTCAACGAAGCCAAGATGATAACCTTCAGCATGTTGATATTCTGTGCAGTCTGGATCACCTTCATCCCAGCTTATGTCAGCTCTCCTGGGAAATTTACTGTGGCTGTGGAGATATTTGCTATTCTGGCCTCCAGTTTTGGACTGATACTGTGTATATTTGCTCCaaagtgtttcatcattttgtttcaacCAGAAAAGAACactaagaaatatttaatgaacaaaaactaaaaaaaactaaaaaacaaaagctttcattgaaaaaaaacatactataaaTGTGACATGACAGAAATCAAAGTCTTCTCAACCTACTTATATTCATCcaatagaaaaatattgaagaaattCATCCTCATTTGTCTAATGGTTGTTAAATTCACTACTTTTGTACAATGCTCTATTATATCTTGATTACATATGTTTCAATTTGAATTggaattactttttattttatataaaatatcacCACTGTGTAAAAAAGACTCATGTTTATGCAcaagatttatatatataagttGCACCAGGCACCTCCATagcccactagggacaaggatgttagaaaatggatggatggatatataagTTGTATTTgatcaaacatttcaaataaacataCACGTTTGTAAACAGACCTTCCTCTGTTGCTCACATActaatgaaaaatacaaaaactatttttgaataGATCATGTAAAATATCACCTATGTTCTGTCCCATATTTGTTATGACATTAAGTGGCActggaaaaaatattg
Protein-coding regions in this window:
- the LOC122833077 gene encoding extracellular calcium-sensing receptor-like translates to MIYNYTFKPEPPRCTGSLSVRSLRFSHAMVFAIDEINNSTELLPGIKLGYQIYDSCVSVPVAVHIAFQLTNRQDPVFYKGENCSQSGVVVAAVGDSSSTPSISMSSIVGSFNIPLVSYFATCACLSDKQQFPTFFRTIPSDHYQADALAKLVKHFGWSWIGVVHSDSDYGNNGMASFLEAALREGICVEYIESFFRTDPQNKIQRVADVIRSSTAVVVVAFTAVGEMKVLLEELVQDPPPPRQWIASEAWITDPNLMRFSFCAGAIGVAIQQSVIPGLKDFLLGLSPSEAAASPLLTKFWEDAFNCSLTETFPDKRACDGTADLNTLKSPYTETSQLRITNMVYKAVYAVAHAIQNAVCNKTNGLLQCDKHVRLEPKQVLKELKEVNFSKNGYHVSFDANGDPVAFYELVNWQKSESGVIELVTVGYYDASLPKGQEFRINRNLTWLDGGTQVPVSVCSESCPPGTRKVLQKGKPICCYDCIPCPEGEISNMTDSPDCFPCPREFWPNPKRDACFHKPVEFLSFDEVLSIILTVVSISGAFLAIFTSVIFFHHRTTPIVRANNSELSFLLLFSLTLCFLCSLTFIGAPSEWSCMLRHTAFGITFVLCISCVLGKTIMVLMAFKATLPGSNAMKWFGPTQQRTTVLSLTLIQVIICIIWLVVSPPFPVKNLTTYKEKIILECALGSAVGFWAVLGYIGLLAVFCFVLAVLARKLPDNFNEAKMITFSMLIFCAVWITFIPAYVSSPGKFTVAVEIFAILASSFGLILCIFAPKCFIILFQPEKNTKKYLMN